A part of Perca fluviatilis chromosome 15, GENO_Pfluv_1.0, whole genome shotgun sequence genomic DNA contains:
- the LOC120575474 gene encoding coiled-coil domain-containing protein 200-like codes for MSAMHWEARRRQSALDRRMARDKQQLLQKSSETSSNATGSNTTQEQTAGDHCPHCKGNLKTPVHYSAKISNRYSSSQYSQQW; via the exons ATGTCGGCCATGCACTGGGAGGCCAGGCGGCGTCAGAGTGCTCTGGACCGCAGGATGGCCAGAGACAAACAGCAG CTGTTGCAGAAGAGTTCTGAGACCAGCTCCAATGCAACCGGatcaaacacaacacaagaaCAAACAG CTGGAGACCATTGTCCCCACTGTAAGGGCAACCTGAAGACACCTGTCCATTACAGTGCCAAGATCTCCAACAGATACTCA TCTTCACAGTACAGCCAGCAGTGGTGA